Sequence from the Pirellulales bacterium genome:
TGGGGCGAAAGAAGTCGCCGACGATCCGCCTTGCCTCGGCCAGCGAGAACCGGGGGGACGATTCGTCGAGATGGTCGGAATCGAAGTCGAGGGCGGGAGCTGCAGACACGGCCGTTCGCTCAGCGAGAATTCAAACCCAGGCGACGGGCGGCAACCGCCGCCGCCTGGGGGGAGAAGCGGGAAGTTCGGCGGCTTGTGACGATCCCCTAGAGTTTATCTTCGGCGGAGACGGCCGACCAGCCAGTTGAGTTCCTGGGGCTTCGCTGCGGCAGGGCGACTGGGGTGCGTCCTGCTCCGCGCTTGTTGCCCATTTCCAGGCCGATTAGACTGACGGACGACTTGGAGCCGCTCCTGCCCGCGGCGTCCGCCGACCCTGCCCGTCCCCGCACCTCGCCCGCACGCCTCCAAGATTGCCGTTCGTCATGCGCGAGGTCGTCATCACCGGCATGGGCATTGTTTCGTCGTTGGGAATCGGGCTGGAAGCCGTCCTCAAGGCGCTGGAAACCGGCCGCAGCGGCGTGCGAACCGTTCCCGAGTTGGCCGCCGCCAACCACCCGATTCCCATCGCGGGGGACGTCGTCGATTTCGACGCCAAGGCCTACGTCAAGCCGCGCAAGGCCCTCAAGGTCATGTCGCGGGAGACTCAGCTCGCCTTCGCGGCTGCGGAATTGGCTTGGGACGCGGCTCGGCTCGAGGGCTGCGGCGTCGATCCCGAGCGGCTCGGCGTGACCGTCGGCTCGAACATGTTCTGCCCCGAAGTCGTCGAACTGGACGCCGCGTTCCATGCCTGCAAGAGCGGCGACGGCGCGTTCAATCTCGACCGCTGGGGCGATCGCGGGCTGGCTGAGATGTTTCCGCTGTGGCTGCTGAAATACCTGCCCAATATGGCCCCCTGCCATGTGGGGATCGCCCACGACGCCCGCGGTCCCAGCAACTCCGTCGTCGCCGGCGACACCTCGGGGTTGCTGGCGGTGATCGAAGCGGCCGACGTCGTTGCTCGCGACCACGCCGACGTCATGCTCACCGGAGGCGCCAGTTCGATGCTGGGCATGATGGACGTCATGTGGCATGCCGGCGCCCGACTGTCTCGCAGCGTCGCCGAACCGGAGCGAGCCAGCCGGCCGTTCGACGCCAAGCGGGACGGAATCGTCGGCGGCGAAGGAGCGGCCATCCTCGTCCTGGAAGCCCGCGAGCATGCCGTCGCCCGCGGCGCGTCAATCCTGGGGGCCGTCCGCGGCTACGGCCGCCGGCACGAAGATGCCGCGGCGTCGCATCGGCCGACGGGACGATCAATCCGCGGCGCGATCGCCGCTGCGCTGGCTACGGCCGACGCTACCGCCGCCGACGTGGGATGCGTCTCGGCGTTTGGCGCCAGCACCGAGAACGACGATCGGATCGAGGCCCAAGCGATCGCCGCCACGCTGGGGGACGTCCCCGTGACGGCTCTGAAGAGTCGCCTGGGCCACGCCGGGGCGGGATGCGGCGCGATTGAATTGGTCGCCGCGTTGGCCTCGATCCGCTGCGGCACGGTTCCGGCGACGCTTAACTACGAAACCCCTGACCCCGCGTGCCCGGCGAACGTCGCGGCGCAGGCTCGCCCGCCCCGCAGCCCGCTGATCATGGCTCTCGGCCATCGCATCACCGGCCAAGCCGTCGCGCTGACGGTCGAAGCACAGTGATGTTGGATGCGTGATTGTTGCTCTTGAACGGGTCGTCCTTACGTCGACAATCGAACGTCACGCATCAAACATGCTCACCGTCTCATCGCCCGATCGATGTCGCGCTGCATGTCCTTCTGCTTGAGCGACTCGCGCTTGTCGTAGGTCTTCTTTCCCTTGCACAATCCGAGAAGCAGCTTCGCGCGGCCGTTTTTAAAGTACATCTTCAGCGGCACGAGCGTGATGTTCTTCTCGTACGCTTTGCCTGCGAACTTGTTGATCTCGCGGCGATGCAGCAAGAGTTTGCGACGGCGGCGCGGCTCGTGGTTAAGCCAGTTGCTGTTCTTGTACTCGGCGATGTCGCAGCCCACCAGCCACACCTCGCCCTTGTCCATCCGCCCGTAGGCTTCGTCGAGCGAGACCTGCCCGGCGCGCAGACTCTTCACCTCGCTGCCGACCAATTGGATGCCGCACTCCAGGGTGTCGAGCACCTCGAAAGAGTGACGGGCCTTGCGGTTCTGCGCGATCAGGCGTTCGTTCTTGTCGTCGTCTTTCGACGCTGACTTCTTGTCGGACTTTTTGGCCAATGCAAGAGAGCGGATCAAAAGGAGCCGGCCGGAGTTCAGCGCAACACAGCGAGCCGGAGCGTCCTCGCCCCGGCGCACTGAATCCGCTCCCCGAGCATACCCTCGCCGGCGCGCACAAAAAAGCCGCGATCGGGTGTGCGCGAATGGGAGGCGTGGGGTGGTCGCGCAACCCCCGATCGCAGCCGGCGGCGTCAGGGAGCCCTGGTCAAATTGTCGGCCGCGGCAGGGCGGCCAGGGTCGTCACTCCGCGGGGGCGGGCAAGGGGCCCGAAAATCCGCCGGACAGCAGGCTGCCAAGCACCGTGACGCTCTTCTTCGGCTCGCCCGCGCCCGGATCGGGCGAGGCGAAATGCTCATGCAAATCGACGTGTAATTGCACGCAATCAAGGTACCGGTCGCGGACCTCCTCGTGCTCCAGCAGCAGCGATTCCAGCTGAGCAATCTGGGCGTCTTCGACTTTTTCTTCGTCGATCACCGACCAAATGAGCTGTTCCGCGGCGTCGAGCAACTCCTCGCGCGGTTGGGGCTTGTCGCCCGGGGGGGTAGGGCGGGACATTGAATCACTCCAATTCGTAATGCGGACAAGGAGACGCACGCCCGGCGGCTTTGGAGGCCGCTGCGCTGATCGCTCAACTTGTCGCCAAGGCAGGATGGGGTGGCGCCACGGACGCGGCGCCGGCGGGAACGACACGTGTCACGGGCGCCGAATCAGCCGCCGCCATCACTGTCATCGGCCAAAAGCTTGAGCAAATCGGATGCCCATCTAGTGTTTTGACGAAGCCGGGACAAGGTCGGTTCGCCCGACGCCCGCCAAAACCGGCCTCATTGCGCGATTGCGCACCCCCGCCAACCGGCCGAGATCGGCCCCGTGCGTGCCAATATCCCAGGCGCCCCTGCCGACTCGGCAGGCGAATCTCCGGCCCGACGCTAGCTACAGGGGCACGATTTCTGCCTGCAATGCGGGCAGATCGATAATCGCCAGACTGGGGGGATTCGCCCGATAGAGGGCCCCGGGGTTCACCGCGAGCGTTGAGCCGTGCCAATCCACTGCCGCGACGTGCGTGTGGCCATAGAGGACCAGATCGAACCCGCCTCCCGCCAGGGCCGCCCGGAACCGCCGCGCGTCGTCGCCGTGGAGGATCGCTATCCGTCGGCCGACAAGTTCCAGTTCGCCGAATTCCCCGTAGCAGGTTTGGCCGGCCCCGACGATTGCCGCGGCCAGGGCTCGACGATCGTAGTCGCAGTTGCCGTAGACGAACCCCGTGGGCCAAGAGGAAAACAGTTCAACGACGTCCGCGGTCCCCACGTCGCCGCAATGGAGGACCCGCTCGACTTGAAACGATTCCAGCGCGCGCACGGCCCGCTCCGTCTTGTCGACGTGTCCGTGCGAGTCGCTGACGATTCCCAAACGCATTCCGAATTCCCTAGACATCGACCTACGGTACGGACCAAGCCCCGTCATTGTACCCGAAGGGGCGACTGAGAATCTCCGCAGTAAACTCGTCGAGCCGGGAGGCGCACTCTTCGATGGTCCTGCCCGCGGCGAACGCCGTCAGCAGCGGATCGCCGCGACGGATCAACTCCCCGGCGCGAGGGATGTCGGCCAGCAGACGCCGCGGATCGTGCAGCGCCGCGTCGAGCGCGAACTCGGCAAACGACGGCAACACGCGCACCTCGGCCGGGGCGTATAGGATCGCCTTGCCGTGAACGGGTTCGGGCATGGCGTCGTCCGACGCATCGGCATGACCAGAGCCGCCCTCGGGGTCCTCGACTTCGGCGCCGCAGGCGGCAAGATGCGCAGCGATTGCCGACCGCCCCCGGGCTCGCTCCAGCACCTCGACCGACGCGGTGTAGCGGGGATTCACCTCCAGCAGGTGAAAATCGTCCTCCGCGACGATTAAGTCGGCGCCGACAATTCCGCGGAGGCCGAAATCCTCCCGGAGCATCTGCCCGAGCTGATTCAACCCGCACAGGATCTTCTTACTCCCCGGCAGCGGCCCGATTGATCCGGCGTAGCGCCAGGGGCGCTCCGGATCGCCGCCGAGGAGTTGTCGCGTGACGCCCCAAAGCTCGGCGGACTCGTTGCCAAGCGTAAAGATCGCCGCAGCGGGAGTGCCTGCCACGAAGCGTTGCGCGACGGCCCGCTCGCGCTCGGCCCGCTGGACAGCGGCCTCGCCGTCGAGTCGCCATACGCCCGAGCCGCTTGAGCCCTGGTAGGACTTGGCCAGCCACGCGCCATCGCGGGGAACGCTTGCAGTCTCGACCCTGGTTTCTGGGAAAGGGATCTCCCGGCGTCCGCAGACCGCTTGCAACCGCAACGGGTCGCGACACGCTCGCAGGGACTGCCCGGCATTCCCCCATAGCGGTTTGAGCGCGGCCATTTGGTCCACCAGCGCCGGTTGATTCTCCAAAGCGCCCGTGTAGAGCCAACCGTCGCACTCGATCTCGGCCAACCAATCGACGAGCCCCGCGGGATAGTCGGCGATGCGGCTCGCCGGGCAAACGGCGGCGAGATCGGCATCGGCGAACAGATCCGCGGAGACCGCCGAAAACCCGGCCCGCAGCGCCGATTGAGCTGCCGCCCGCACGCTCGCGCCGACAAGGGCGACTTTCGGCGCGGGCATGGTTTCCCTTTGGCGACGCGGCAAGGTGGATCGAAATCAGCGGCGACCTAGCCCGCAAGTCTGACGCCGGTCACTCCGACTGGTTTTCGCGGCTCGTCCGTCCGCGAAACTCGTCGGCGGGGTACTTTTGGGCGTTTTTAGCCATCTTTGCCCGGATCGTTTCCGACACGTCAATTCCCAGTTCATTCGCCAGCGCCAGTCCGTACCCCAGAACGTCAGCCAACTCTTCAGCCGCGGCGGTCAGCTTCTCGGCGTCGTCGGGGAGCTGCCGAGACGTCTCGACGTCGATCCATTGGAAGTGCTCCATCAACT
This genomic interval carries:
- a CDS encoding ATP-grasp domain-containing protein — its product is MPAPKVALVGASVRAAAQSALRAGFSAVSADLFADADLAAVCPASRIADYPAGLVDWLAEIECDGWLYTGALENQPALVDQMAALKPLWGNAGQSLRACRDPLRLQAVCGRREIPFPETRVETASVPRDGAWLAKSYQGSSGSGVWRLDGEAAVQRAERERAVAQRFVAGTPAAAIFTLGNESAELWGVTRQLLGGDPERPWRYAGSIGPLPGSKKILCGLNQLGQMLREDFGLRGIVGADLIVAEDDFHLLEVNPRYTASVEVLERARGRSAIAAHLAACGAEVEDPEGGSGHADASDDAMPEPVHGKAILYAPAEVRVLPSFAEFALDAALHDPRRLLADIPRAGELIRRGDPLLTAFAAGRTIEECASRLDEFTAEILSRPFGYNDGAWSVP
- a CDS encoding nucleotide pyrophosphohydrolase; this translates as MSDATTTVAELRDVVRQFVDERDWRQFHAPKNLSMALAIEAAELMEHFQWIDVETSRQLPDDAEKLTAAAEELADVLGYGLALANELGIDVSETIRAKMAKNAQKYPADEFRGRTSRENQSE
- the smpB gene encoding SsrA-binding protein SmpB, with translation MAKKSDKKSASKDDDKNERLIAQNRKARHSFEVLDTLECGIQLVGSEVKSLRAGQVSLDEAYGRMDKGEVWLVGCDIAEYKNSNWLNHEPRRRRKLLLHRREINKFAGKAYEKNITLVPLKMYFKNGRAKLLLGLCKGKKTYDKRESLKQKDMQRDIDRAMRR
- a CDS encoding metallophosphoesterase — encoded protein: MRLGIVSDSHGHVDKTERAVRALESFQVERVLHCGDVGTADVVELFSSWPTGFVYGNCDYDRRALAAAIVGAGQTCYGEFGELELVGRRIAILHGDDARRFRAALAGGGFDLVLYGHTHVAAVDWHGSTLAVNPGALYRANPPSLAIIDLPALQAEIVPL